The segment TGTCCTCGGTCTCCTGTGCTCAAACAACTCTCTTCTCATCCTCCGAAGTCCAAGCTTCGCTCTGCTCCTCTGGCCAAGAGTACTGTTTGTTCCGATCCTATCTCTCCTGGTGCCAAAGCCCAGCTCTACCCGACTCCTCCAGGAAGCTCTCCTTGATGCTATCCCCTGAACTCTCACCACCGAGAATCCGGGCCCTTCCCTCTTGGGCAATTCGGGCAGCGGATACTGGGTGCCCAGGGCCCAGTTCTGGTCTGGCCCAGCCGGGACGGCAGGGTGGCATCAGCCCAGTGCCCTGTGAGGCCGCCCTGTGGCCCACCTGGATGTTCCGCTCACAGTCCGTCTGCCGGTGCAGCAGCagctcgctctccagcaggaagcgCTTGCCACACTGGTCACAGATCTGCATGCGGCTGTGGGTCACGTTCATGTGTTTCTCCAGGTACCAGCGGTTGTTGAAAACACGAGGGCACTTCTGGCACGGGTGGTGCTGCTTCTCCTCCAGCTTCACCTTGGCCCCGAGCCCATCAGTGGCCTGCGGCCCTCGGGCCCCTGCAGGGGCCACTCCCGGGGGTGGCTTTGGCCGCCTCCCACCCCGCGGCCTGGCTTCCTCTGGCTCAGGGAGGCCCCGGCGCTGGGCATTCTCCCGGGACCGCGTGGCCATGCGGCTGTGGGCCGAGGGGTCGGCCCGGCTGTCCCGGCGCCCTGCTGGCCGCCgcctgccccctgcctccccctcctgcccctctccctcctcctccaagCTCTCTTGTTCCTGCTCACTgtgcccctctccctcctcctcctcctgctcactGTGCCCTtcctcttcatcctcctcctcctcctcctcctcccctccgctgccaccaccctctccctcctcctcctcgtcctcgtCCTCCTCGTCCTCCTCCCCGTCATCCTCCTCGTcgtcctcctcctcgtcctcgtCCTCGTCCTCCTCCTCTGGGTGTCTCTGCAGCCCGTCCTCCCGGCCCAGCACCTTGGGGCCCGTGCCCGTGGCTGGGCCCGGCTTGCCCTCGGGccctgcacacacatgcaggGTCTGATTGTTAAGGTTCACCTCCACGATGATACGGGACTGCTCCTGGTGGCCGTATGCGCCGGAGCCCCCCAGCTCTTCCCCCAAGTCGTCCCCACCCTCCAGCTTGCACAAGCTGTCTGGGGGCCCACCGGCCTCCTCGATGCcaccctccttctcctccttgaaGAAAGGCTGAGCTGGCCCAATGGCAGCAGGCACCGTGCCACCCGCAGCCCCCGCCCCATCCTCAAGGCGCACAGAGTAGGGGTCAGGGCCCTCTCGCGCATAGATCTTGGGCAGGCCTGGGGCATCAGCCTCCTGCTTGATGTCACAGTAGTAGGGTGGCGTGGCTGGGCTGCAGCTCGTGGTCGGCTGGGCCAGGGCCACAGTACCGGGACCGGGGGACCCTAGGGAGCGGGCATCCAGCAGTTCCTGGCAGGATGCAGCGATGTCAGCCATCTGCAGCAACGAGGCGGCACTGAGCACTTCGTGGACGTTGGCCGCGTTGACCAGAAGCTTGGATGTGTAGATGAAGTTGAGGATCTGTTGCAGGCCACCAGGCGCCAGAGCCTCCAGGGACAACTCCACACGTTGCAGCTGCTTGTTCTGGGTGAAGAGCGAGTGGAAGAACTGGCTGTAGGCAGCTAGCACACCCTTGTGCGCCGGGAAGACACTGCGCTGGGGCACCAGCACCAGGTCCACGTCGCAGAGGTCAGGCTGGAAGAGGCGCTGCTCATTCAGGCGGCCCATTAAGCAGGCGAAATGCAATGCCACGTCCTCCACCAGCGAGAACTCAGCCGCTGGTGAGTCGGTCGTCTTCTCAACCAGCAActgccaggcagagggcacaggtCATGCCAAGGCCAGCAGGGGCCCGGCAGCCCACCCATCACTCTGGTTCCAGAAGAGGAGCTGGAGTTCAAGCAAAGATGATGGGGAACCAGAAATCAAGCCCAAGCCTCTGCCCCTCAGAGCTCAAACTTTGACTGTGACCTTTTAAGGCCAAAAATCAGCTCCAGGGTTAGTCTGTTAACTTCCTGGGCCTCCAGCCCTTACCCTAGAGGAAAGTGAAACAGGAAAAGTCCTCCCaggcagggaaggggaagagaaggaaagaggaaagaaaaggaatcaGGTAACTAACTATCCAGGGGTGGGGGTACCTTAGGGGTTTCCTGGGATGAGTGCTTTTCAGTGCTGAAACCAGGGCAGACCCGGGCAAACTGGGACTAGGTGGTCACCCCAGAAGCGTTTCCTGAGCTCCATGGAAATGCTTTATACATACAAATAACACCAAGCCTGCCCAACCCCAGACACCCCAGGAGTGGAAATCAGGCTCCCTCACTCACAGGGTGCTTGACCTCTGGCTACTGGACCCCCGGGGAAGCACCTGAGGGAACCCCTCACCTCACCAACAGTGGGCTTCAAGGTCTAGGCCTGAGGCCTTGCAGAAGTAGGAATTTCTGCGAAAAAAATCCAGGCCCGGGCCTGTAACTTCTCCCCACCCTGGTCCCACTGCCATGCTGGAAACAGCTGATGAATCCAACTAGCCCCTCCTTTCTCGGCCAGAGCTTGGGTGAGGCCACTGCCCAGGGCCCCAGACCTGGCTGCCAGCAGCTCCCCCTCTCACAGGGCTTCTGCGGGGGTGAGAAGACACTGCTATGTTACCTGTCCACCTTGCTTGGAGGCAAGAGACCCCCAAGGCCTGCCCCAGACTTTTTTCCCTCTAAGTCCCCAGACCCCAGGTCAGGTATGGTCTAGGCCCAGAGGCTCTGAAACGGCCCCATCTTGGACGCCACACTACCTGGTGCCTTGAGCCTCAAGGAGGCTCTCGAAGTCAGATGGCTCAGTTATCAGGCCCTTTGACCACATGCAGCAGCTATGAATTACCCAGAATAGGAGCTTGGTTTAATCATTCCTGGCTCTACCACAGCAGCTTCCCCAAAAGGTGGCCAGCACAGACAGGCAGGCTGCCTGGTCCCTTGTATGGGTCCAGTGCACAGCAGATATTCAATTAGTATGTGCCAACTACCTGCCTGGTCAGACCGACCCCCAGGTTCCAGGTTTTGTCCCTCCGCAGGCCCTGTCTAGACAGGTCAGAGCCTCAGACGTTTGAGGAGTACCTTGTCCCACTGACACAAAGAGGCTCCCTCCCCCAGAACCTCCCTGGAAGCCCTGTGATACTCATCTACAGCCCATCCTACCCCGCAAGCAAGTCCTTCCACTGGTGCAGCAGCCATGGGTGGGCCCAGACTGGATAGCGGGGGGAGCCGAGAGGTTATCTATGTTCAACTTCTCAGTCACCTGAATGAAATCTACCCTGGGCCTTGGGATGAGCTTTAGGGAGCCACCAAGGGCAACAAGCTTCTAGATCTGCCCTGGTTCCCACCCTCCATacccagcagcccaggccagcAGCCATACCACACACTCTCAGACCCCGTCTGGCCAGCCTTTTGGCCACAGACACTATCTTCCTTAAGGTCTACCATGCTTCCTTCCCCCCAGCTGAGAAGCCACCGTCTGTCCCTCTGTCTCAGGGCTGCTGGCCCACCCAGGTCTGGCCAATCTTCAGGGATATGGAGCCAAGCTGCCCCTTTGGTCTCCCTCTTCTGACTCATCCCAATTCATCTTCTGGTACCAAACCCTATTGCACAGATGGGGAAATCAAGGCTCAGAACGGGAAGATCCCACAGAGAGCAGTAGCAGAGTCCCTGGACCCCCAGCTCTACTAAGCCCACCCTTTCCCTCCTGGGATGGACACTACTCCAAGTGGATGGTTTTCTTGGCCTTTAATGACTTAAGAAGGGGCCCTCTCGCCCA is part of the Manis pentadactyla isolate mManPen7 chromosome 1, mManPen7.hap1, whole genome shotgun sequence genome and harbors:
- the ZBTB47 gene encoding zinc finger and BTB domain-containing protein 47 isoform X1, coding for MAAAPVEGLACGLLVEKTTDSPAAEFSLVEDVALHFACLMGRLNEQRLFQPDLCDVDLVLVPQRSVFPAHKGVLAAYSQFFHSLFTQNKQLQRVELSLEALAPGGLQQILNFIYTSKLLVNAANVHEVLSAASLLQMADIAASCQELLDARSLGSPGPGTVALAQPTTSCSPATPPYYCDIKQEADAPGLPKIYAREGPDPYSVRLEDGAGAAGGTVPAAIGPAQPFFKEEKEGGIEEAGGPPDSLCKLEGGDDLGEELGGSGAYGHQEQSRIIVEVNLNNQTLHVCAGPEGKPGPATGTGPKVLGREDGLQRHPEEEDEDEDEEEDDEEDDGEEDEEDEDEEEEGEGGGSGGEEEEEEEDEEEGHSEQEEEEGEGHSEQEQESLEEEGEGQEGEAGGRRRPAGRRDSRADPSAHSRMATRSRENAQRRGLPEPEEARPRGGRRPKPPPGVAPAGARGPQATDGLGAKVKLEEKQHHPCQKCPRVFNNRWYLEKHMNVTHSRMQICDQCGKRFLLESELLLHRQTDCERNIQCVTCGKAFKKLWSLHEHNKIVHGYAEKKFSCEICEKKFYTMAHVRKHMVAHTKDMPFTCETCGKSFKRSMSLKVHSLQHSGEKPFRCENCNERFQYKYQLRSHMSIHIGHKQFMCQWCGKDFNMKQYFDEHMKTHTGEKPYICEICGKSFTSRPNMKRHRRTHTGEKPYPCDVCGQRFRFSNMLKAHKEKCFRVSHALASDSPTTTPGLCPARPQAHTLPLLPGLPQTLPPLPHLPPPPPLFPTTANAGGRLNANN
- the ZBTB47 gene encoding zinc finger and BTB domain-containing protein 47 isoform X2; its protein translation is MLLVEKTTDSPAAEFSLVEDVALHFACLMGRLNEQRLFQPDLCDVDLVLVPQRSVFPAHKGVLAAYSQFFHSLFTQNKQLQRVELSLEALAPGGLQQILNFIYTSKLLVNAANVHEVLSAASLLQMADIAASCQELLDARSLGSPGPGTVALAQPTTSCSPATPPYYCDIKQEADAPGLPKIYAREGPDPYSVRLEDGAGAAGGTVPAAIGPAQPFFKEEKEGGIEEAGGPPDSLCKLEGGDDLGEELGGSGAYGHQEQSRIIVEVNLNNQTLHVCAGPEGKPGPATGTGPKVLGREDGLQRHPEEEDEDEDEEEDDEEDDGEEDEEDEDEEEEGEGGGSGGEEEEEEEDEEEGHSEQEEEEGEGHSEQEQESLEEEGEGQEGEAGGRRRPAGRRDSRADPSAHSRMATRSRENAQRRGLPEPEEARPRGGRRPKPPPGVAPAGARGPQATDGLGAKVKLEEKQHHPCQKCPRVFNNRWYLEKHMNVTHSRMQICDQCGKRFLLESELLLHRQTDCERNIQCVTCGKAFKKLWSLHEHNKIVHGYAEKKFSCEICEKKFYTMAHVRKHMVAHTKDMPFTCETCGKSFKRSMSLKVHSLQHSGEKPFRCENCNERFQYKYQLRSHMSIHIGHKQFMCQWCGKDFNMKQYFDEHMKTHTGEKPYICEICGKSFTSRPNMKRHRRTHTGEKPYPCDVCGQRFRFSNMLKAHKEKCFRVSHALASDSPTTTPGLCPARPQAHTLPLLPGLPQTLPPLPHLPPPPPLFPTTANAGGRLNANN